A stretch of Mariprofundus sp. NF DNA encodes these proteins:
- a CDS encoding cytochrome c, translated as MPKMMIATALLLVAFLMQACAADMEAEVDRSELKRTGSADIHAVSDARLRTVMRKIRSQAIDHDDASRSEEEEAEYFSQAAKIADSIEASAQFFPKIGERLTLTPQELETFTALGDKLRGQAEEVRWLAIAGGAMSLRKKMNQTIETCNSCHDLFRTMPKGASK; from the coding sequence ATGCCTAAGATGATGATAGCCACAGCCCTCCTGCTTGTTGCGTTTTTAATGCAGGCATGCGCCGCTGATATGGAGGCGGAGGTGGATAGGTCCGAGCTAAAGAGAACCGGCAGTGCAGATATCCATGCTGTTTCCGACGCCAGGCTCAGAACAGTTATGCGGAAGATCAGATCTCAGGCTATCGATCACGATGATGCATCAAGAAGCGAAGAAGAAGAGGCCGAATATTTCAGTCAAGCCGCCAAAATCGCTGACTCGATTGAAGCATCCGCACAATTTTTTCCCAAGATAGGCGAACGACTCACACTCACCCCTCAGGAGCTTGAGACCTTCACAGCACTTGGCGACAAACTCAGAGGACAGGCTGAAGAGGTAAGATGGCTGGCCATTGCCGGAGGAGCAATGTCTCTACGAAAAAAAATGAATCAGACGATCGAAACCTGCAACAGCTGCCACGATCTTTTCCGAACCATGCCCAAGGGCGCAAGCAAGTAA
- a CDS encoding response regulator, giving the protein MNDLPKRLIHIVDDDACIREFMEALLERFGYDVQSFSDALTYIQHVNSDAFVKPCVTFVDVVMPYMNGYQMMAGLAPENREMKFIIMSDGADSGLETNSLACMSLAKPFYPGSLQEALNKVDECMACGPSHDLDCGSVGRSDSNETRDWTCPHTTDVQYIAAAEPRLNKKLSDCLH; this is encoded by the coding sequence ATGAACGATTTGCCCAAACGATTAATTCATATTGTTGATGATGATGCCTGTATTCGGGAGTTTATGGAGGCCCTGTTAGAGCGGTTTGGTTACGATGTGCAATCATTTTCGGATGCTCTGACCTATATTCAGCATGTGAACTCCGATGCTTTCGTAAAACCATGTGTTACTTTTGTGGATGTAGTGATGCCATATATGAACGGTTATCAGATGATGGCAGGCCTGGCGCCTGAGAATCGCGAGATGAAATTTATTATCATGAGTGATGGGGCTGATTCCGGTTTAGAGACTAACAGTCTGGCCTGTATGTCTTTGGCAAAACCCTTCTATCCGGGATCTCTGCAAGAGGCCCTGAATAAGGTGGATGAGTGCATGGCGTGTGGGCCATCCCATGATCTTGATTGTGGCTCAGTTGGTCGCAGTGATTCTAATGAAACCAGAGACTGGACCTGCCCTCACACAACGGATGTTCAATATATTGCTGCTGCCGAACCCCGGCTGAATAAAAAACTCTCCGACTGTTTGCACTGA